GGTAGTTCATTTTCCGGCTTAACCATACAAATAGGATCCCCTGCCGACAGCGATCAGTTGATCCTGATCGTTACGCAGTTCGGTTTGAACCGATGCCACCTTGCTCCCAAAGTGAAGGAGCGAGCCGGAAGCCACAAATGATTTTCCTTTTCCGGGCATGAGGTAGTCAACCCGTAAATCAATGGTGCCGCCTTTGCCGATCCGCTTGCCATCCGCCGCATCTTTGCGTTTGGTGAGGAATTCGAGTCCCACCAGGAAAGAGCCCTCGATATCCAGAATGGTGCAGATGATACCTCCATGCAGAATAGGAGAGATCAGAGAATTTCCCACGAATTCATTCCGCATAGAGAATCTGATCTGGCCATTCTCGGCATCAAAGCACTCGTCTGAAAAGCCCAGCAGGGTGTGAAAGGGCACCTGATGGCCATAAAATTCGACGATTTTCCTCACCATCGTTTTGCGATAGTCTTCCAAGATATTTAACCTCCCTGAAACGTATTCGGATTGTTACCCCGGGTCGGGTGGCATTTCCTCAATGCAGGGAACGTGACTTCCCCCGGCTATTGTACCACCTCGAGGGTGATAGTTGTTGCCCCTGTAAAGGGAGGCGCAGTGGTATGGATTTATATGCTAGAATGAGGGAGGTCAAACCGTCATTCCCTCGGCCATCTTAAATGAGAGCGGGCTGCCGATAGTGGGATTCGGTTTCCTATGCAGTTTCTGGGAGAAGGAGACCTTTGAAGGATGTGTTTAGCCATACCGGCGCTGATCCAATCGATTGAGGGTACCATTGCCCAGGCGGATATCGGCGGCATCAGCCGACCCGTCAGTATTCTGCTCACCCCGGATGTGAACGTCGGCGACTATGTGCTCATCCATACCGGATATGCCATCAGCGTCCTCGATCAGGAAGAGGCTCACGAAACCCTGAAGCTGCTGGAAGAAATGGCCCGGTACGAGGAGGAACGTGAAATTCATTGATGAGTTTCGGCGTTCCGACCTGGCGCAGGCGGTATCGGCTCGAATCCAGCAGCGCTCCAAGACCCCGGCGCGGCTGATGGAGTTTTGCGGCAGCCACACGGTAGCCATCTTCAAGCACGGTATCCGCCAGATGCTGCCCCCCACCATCGATATGACCTCCGGCCCCGGCTGTCCGGTCTGCGTGACTGCCAACACCGATATCGATAAATCCATCGCGCTGGCCAAAATCCCCGGAGTCATTCTAGCCACATTCGGCGATATGCTCAAGGTGCCCGGAAGCTATTCCAGCCTGCAGGAAGCCAAGGCCGAGGGCGCTGATGTGAGGGTGGTCTATTCCACTCTGGACGCTCTCGCCATCGCCAAAGAAAACCCGGATCGGAAGGTGGTCTTCCTGGGCATTGGGTTTGAGACTACCACGCCGACCATCGCTGCTTCGGTGCTTCAGGCCGAGGCGGAAGGGATCAGGAATTTTTCCATTCTCTCTCAAAATAAGGTTTGCCCGCCGACTATCCGGGCTCTCCTGGATTTGGGCGAGATTCGGCTGCAGGGGCTGATCTGTCCCGGCCATGTGAGCGCTGTGATCGGCTCCCATCCGTGGGACTTCATCTCTCGCGAATACGGCATCCCCTGTGTGGTATCGGGGTTTGAGCCGCTGGATATTTTGCAAGGCATCGAAATGCTGGTGGCCCAGATCGAAAGCGGCCAGTCCAAGGTGGAAATCGCCTATCGCCGCGGGGTTCGGCCCGAGGGCAACCGGAAGGCGATCGAGGTGATCGAACAGGTCTTCCAGCCGTGCGCCGCCTCCTGGAGGGGGATCGGGATCGTCCCAGGGAGCGGATTGAAGCTGCGTCCGAGGTATGAACGGTTCGATGCGGACCTGGCTTTCGATATACAGCCCGGCCCGACCCGGGAGCATGCCGGTTGCCTTTGCGGGGAGATACTGCGGGGTGTCAAAACTCCTGCCGATTGCAGGCTCTTTGGCAAAGCGTGCACGCCGGAGAATCCAGTGGGTCCCTGCATGGTTTCTCATGAGGGAAGCTGCTCGGCTCATTATCTGTACGGGGAAGATCATGGGGAATAAGATACTGCTTTCACATGGAAGTGGCGGCAAACGGAGCCACGATCTCATTTCGAAGATGTTTCGATCTGCCTTTGACAATCCCTTACTGGCTCGAATGGACGACTCGGCGGTTCTCGATCTGAACGGGCGCGTGGCCTTCACTACGGATAGCTACGTGGTGACGCCGATCTTCTTCCCCGGCGGGGATATCGGCAAACTCGCCGTCTGCGGCACGGTCAATGACATGGCGATGATGGGGGCAAAGCCGCTCTATTTGAGCATTGCCTTTGTGATCGAAGAGGGCCTGCTCGAGGACGATCTCCGGATGATTGTGGAATCGGTTCGCCAGGCAGCCCTGGAGGCCAATGTTCAGATCGTCACCGGCGATACCAAGGTGGTGGGTCAGGGCATGGCCGATAAGCTCTTTTTGAATACGTCCGGAGTGGGCGTCATCCCCGAGGGCATCGATATTTCGGGCAGCAACGCCAGAGCCGGGGATAAGGTCATTCTGAGCGGCACCATCGGCGATCATGCCATCGCGGTGTTGAGCCGCAGGGAAGGGCTTTCTTTTTCTACCGATCTGAAGAGCGACTGCGCCCCTTTGAATCACCTTGTCTCCCAAATGCTGCAAGCCAGCGCCAATATCCATTCGCTAAGAGACCCTACTCGGGGGGGGCTCGCCACTACTTTGAACGAGATCGCCGCTCAATCTCAGGTCGGCATTCGGATCGAAGAAAACCAGATACCGGTTCGCCGGGAAGTTCGAGCCGCCTGTGAGATGCTCGGATTCGATCCCCTCTATCTGGCCAATGAAGGCAAGCTGATCGCCATGGTCACCCCGGAAGATGCCCAGCGGGTTCTCGCGGCGATGCGAGCCCATGAACTGGGGAAGGATGCGGCCATTATCGGCGAGGTCACGGATAAGAAACCGGGACGGGTGACCATGACCACCGCTATCGGATCCCATCGCATCGTGGATATGCTGGTGGGCGATATGCTGCCTCGAATATGCTGAAGCACTCTCAGCGCATCGGCATCCTCGGTTCAATTCCTGCTTTCAGTGATGTCTTACCTCAGAGGAGTGGGCCGTGCTCTACATGTGCGGCTCGAAAAGTAAATCCCGGAAATCCATGAGAGTCGAGGGGAAAATAACCGCTGACAATTTGAAAAGTTGAATGGTATAATGGTCAGGGTTAAGTGTTCGTCGCGTATACTCCCCGGATTTCGCCAATTTGAAAGGAGTAGGAAGGTGCATCTATGTTCAAGTTGCTAACCGAAACAGCGGGAGGGGGTGGGTTGTTCCAAGAGGCGGCGGAGGAAACGGCAAAGGGCGAGATATTCTTCAAGATCGACTTCGGATGGATCATCTACATTCTGGCTACTCTGTCCATGCTGTTGGTCTTCTTCGCCCTCTACACACGTGTCAAGCTCTGGCAACAGGTAGGAACCAAGGATAATCGCTTCGAAAACAAGGGCCAGGTGGTGGCCGACTTCGTCAAGATCGGGATCATTGATGGCCTGCTGCATCGCAAATTCTTCCGGGATGTGTGGGCGGGGGTCAACCATTACCTTCTGATCATCGGCGCCGTGTTTCTTTTGGTGGCCACCGGTGCGGACGTGATCTCCCATTATATGTATGAGTTTCTGGAAGGGAACACGTATCTGGCCATCTCGTTCATCGGTGACCTCGGTGGGGTGCTGATGGTGCTCGGTGTGTTTGGTGCGGTCCTGAGGAGATATGTCAAACAGCCCAAACAACTGGACAACGTGATGGACGATGCGATGGCACTGCTGCTGATTTTCCTGGTAGTCGTCACCGGCTACATTGTTGAAGGCATGAGGCAGGTCATTGGCGATGTGCCATCCCAATGGGCGCAATGGAGCTTCCTGGGCTATGGATTCTCCCAGGGCTTCGAAGAGGTGACACTGGCTCAGTACCAGATAGCCTGGTGGGTCCACTCGCTTCTGGTGGTGGGAGCGGTGATCTATGTCAGCCTGGCATTCAGCAAACTGAGCCACATTCTCGTTTCCCCGATCAATGTGTTCTTCCGTTCCGCTCGTCCCAAAGGGGCGCTGGCGGCTTTGGATCTGGAGAACCTGGAATCCTTCGGCGCTACCAAGCTCGAGGATTTCACCTGGAAGCAGTTGATGGATCTGGATGCCTGCACCCGTTGCGGCCGCTGTCAGGCAAACTGCCCGGCGTATCTGACCGAAAAGAAGCTGTCACCCAAGAACGTGATTCAGAACCTCAAATCGCATCTGAATGAGGTCTATCCCGTCACTCTGAAGACGATGATCAACGGGAAATTTGTGGCGACAGAAACCCGGAAGGACATGTGCACCGAGGTGATTACCGAAGAAGTGATTTGGGACTGCACCACCTGCCGGGCCTGCATGGAGGCCTGTCCCGTAGCGATTGAACATGTGGATAAGATGGTGGATATGCGTCGGCACCTGGTTCTGGATGAAGGCAGCTTCCCTGAGACGGCGATGGGTGCGCTCAAGAGCATGGAGCAGCGGGGACATCCCTGGCGCGGCACGATGGCTTCCAGAATGGATTGGGCCGATGGGTTGAATGTGAAAGTGCTCGGTGATGATGCCAAGGTGGACATCCTTTTCTGGGTGGGGTGCACGGCTGCTCTGGAGGACCGCAATATCAAGGTGGCCAAGGCGATGGGGAAGGTGCTCAATGCGGCTGGAATCAGCTACGGCATTCTGGGAGAAGAGGAGATGTGTTGCGGGGAACCCGCCCGCCGCATCGGCAATGAATACCTCTTCCAGATGATGGCGCAGCAAAACGTCGAGAAATTCAAGAGCTATGGCGTCAAGAAGATCATCACGGCATGTCCGCACTGTTTCAATACTATCAAGAACGAGTATCCTCAGTTCGGCGGAGACTTCTTTGAAGTAGTGCATCACACGGAGTTTCTTAACTCGCTGATCGACGAGGGCAAGATCAAGCTGACCAAGGACGTGGCCCAGAAGATCACTTTCCATGATTCGTGCTATCTGGGGAGATACAACGATATCTATGATGCCCCAAGGGCAATCCTGAGCAAAATCCCCAAGGCCGAGGTTGTGGAAATGAAACGTCGCCGCAACAACGCTTTCTGTTGTGGGGCGGGTGGAGGACACATGTGGATGGAAGAGACCGGCACTCGAATCAACGTCGTTCGGACCGAGGAAGCGATTGAAACCGGTGCCGGGATGATTTGCACCGCGTGTCCTTTCTGTATCCAGATGTTCAGTGATGGAATCAAGACCAAGGGCGTGGAGGAAACGACGCAACTGAAGGACATCGTTGAGATTATCGCCGAAGCGCTGTAGTTTCACCGGCTGAAGAAAATCGAGTGGGGCTCCCAGCCATGTTGGGAGCCCCACTTTTTACTACCATCGGAGTTATGACTATTCTCTGACTCGGAAGACTGCCATTATCTGCGGACTATGGCTTCTCGCAGCATGTTCCACATAGACAGGCACCTCTCCTCGAGGCTGAAGCTGCAGTTGCTCAGGGCCCACATGTTGACCAGGCCATGTATTGAAGAGGATAAAAGGGTGGCCACTGCATCCGGCGCAACATCATTGCGAATTTCGCCGCTTTCTACTCCTTCTGAGATGATGTCCCTGATGCGGCCGTTATATTTTTTCAGGACGTCATATACCTGTTCGTTCAGTTCCTTGTCCCCCAGGCTGATGATCTCCGCGATGACCAGAAAGGTGATGCCTCTTCTTTGTTCTACTGAAGATATATGGCTCTTGAATGTACTCTCGATGATTTGCAGCGGTGTGCCGCCGGAGGCAATTCCTCTCTCTATATCCCCAACCAGGTTTGACTCGATGTCCCCAATCAAAAAAGACAAAATCTCCCGTTTGCTTTTGAAATGCCGGTAGATGGCCCCTTCGGTTAATCCTATTTCCTCGGCGATTCTTCGGATGGTCACATGCTCACTGCCGTTCTTGATGATTTCATGTCTGGCAGCATCGGCTATCTGTCCCCGGCGCACCTGGGTGTTCAGTCTTTTTTGAAGTTCTTTTGGCATGTATGTCCCTCCAGAGTCTGTGTGCCGGACGGCCGCATTATACAAAATTCTGCTGCTGCCATTCTGCCATTCGGGTCCTGATCGATCAGAAAATTGTTGGAATCAATATCACAAAGTAGATCACCATGATAATTGCCCCCAGAGGAATGCCCAGCCTGGCCCATTCTTTCATGCTGATGCCGAGCCGTCCGGAAGCCACGATGTTCGGAATGTTACCGGGAATGAGCATTCCTCCGGCAATGAGCAGGGCCATAATGGCGCTCACAATCTGAGCCTCTGACATAGTTGGGCTTATCTCGACTGCGGTCATGGTGGCATTATCGAGAACGGCGGAAATGCTGTTGATCCAGTAGAGCCCCCAGGAAGGAACGCCGCCCAGATACCATACGATGAGCGGCTTGAGGCCTTCGCCAAGCAATATGAGTGCGGCAACGAACATGAAGACCTTGATCGCCCTCACAATCACCGCCCGGAGTTTTTCAGAGTATTCGTACTTGATTCCCTCTGTTTGCATAACCATTCCTCGGCCTGCGTACATCGCTCCCCAAAGGGCGAGCGCGATAACTCCGGGGATGACGTATATTCCCAACTTTTCCAGTCCGAAAAGAAAACCGGCATCATACGGAGGCCCTGCCAGTTTGTTGATCAGAATGGTGGATAGGGGCTCGCCGAGCGGCGTCAGAACTGCACCCAGACTCATAGCGAAGCAGGCAATAACCACGATTCTTACCTTATCCGCCCTGGCGAAGGGGAGCACCGCCATCGATTCTGCCAGAAGGCAGGACATAACGATGACCGAAATAATGCTGGAGAACAACCCGAGTAGGGTGATGAACAAAAAGAGGAAGAGTCTGGTGCCCAGCCTGCTGGCTAAAGTGATGATGCCGTTCTGGAAAGGCCTGTTGAAATAGTAGACAAGGACGCCAAATACCAGCACAACCTGGAAGATTCCTATCGGGATCGATCCGATCATTACCGGGGCTTTCAGGGCATCTATGACCAGTTCCCAACCCCAGAGGCCGGAAATGGTCACTGCCAGGATTCCCATGAACAGAAAGAAGGGCTCCAGGTTTTGTTCTATTTTCCTGACCTTGAAAGGAAGCACCAGTACCATCAAAACGATGATGGTCAGTCCGGCCGCCATATAGAGTACCGGTTCTTCCGGTATGCTGTGCATTTTATCTGCCCTCGAAATTCAACACCGCAGACCTATTTTGCCATAATAGACGTTGAGCAAGTTCCGTGGAGGTATCTTCATCGCGTATTACTTGGTTTTTGGGGATCTCACCAGCAGCAGAGGCGTATTGCCTTCGTGCAGGACCTTATTGGCCACACTTCCCATTGCCCAGCGAGAGATTCCAGATCGCCCATGCGTTGCCATAGCTACCACATCCGCGGAAATTTCATCGGCAAACTTAATGATCTCCTCGGCTGCGTCCCCGATCTTTACCTCAGATCTGGCAACAATCCCCTTCTGATTCAATCGCTCGCCCACCTTATCGAGATAATCCTTTGCCAAAGCCTTAGCCGATTGAGTCTCTTTTTCCGGGTGAAAAACATATTCATAACCGCCGGCCTTGACGAAATAGTATCCCTTTTCCAGCACTTCAAGGAGCACAACTTCAGTCTTGAATTGGGAAGCGATCTCCTCGATGTGGGGGATGATGACCTCGCTTTCTTTAGATCCGTCCAGACAAACGAGTGCCTTTCCGAATATTCCGTTATCCTGCTTATCCTGAGGAGTCCTTTTGGCCCTGATCAGCGCCACGGGCTTCTCTGTGACCCTGACCACCCGGTCCGCCACGCTTCCCAGCACCCAGCGTTTCAAACCGGATTGCCCTCGGGTTGCCATGACAATCAGGCCGATCCCCTCTCTATCGGCGTAATCAACTATTTCCAGGGCAGGATCGTTGCTTGCCAGGATCGTCGGTTCTACCCTGATTTCCCGTTCCCTGAATGCCCCCTGAAATTTTTCGGCGCCATGCTTTGTTGCCTCAGCCACTTGCTGGAGATAGACTTGTCGCATGTTAC
Above is a window of Dehalococcoidia bacterium DNA encoding:
- a CDS encoding thioesterase family protein — protein: MEDYRKTMVRKIVEFYGHQVPFHTLLGFSDECFDAENGQIRFSMRNEFVGNSLISPILHGGIICTILDIEGSFLVGLEFLTKRKDAADGKRIGKGGTIDLRVDYLMPGKGKSFVASGSLLHFGSKVASVQTELRNDQDQLIAVGRGSYLYG
- a CDS encoding HypC/HybG/HupF family hydrogenase formation chaperone, translated to MCLAIPALIQSIEGTIAQADIGGISRPVSILLTPDVNVGDYVLIHTGYAISVLDQEEAHETLKLLEEMARYEEEREIH
- the hypD gene encoding hydrogenase formation protein HypD, whose translation is MKFIDEFRRSDLAQAVSARIQQRSKTPARLMEFCGSHTVAIFKHGIRQMLPPTIDMTSGPGCPVCVTANTDIDKSIALAKIPGVILATFGDMLKVPGSYSSLQEAKAEGADVRVVYSTLDALAIAKENPDRKVVFLGIGFETTTPTIAASVLQAEAEGIRNFSILSQNKVCPPTIRALLDLGEIRLQGLICPGHVSAVIGSHPWDFISREYGIPCVVSGFEPLDILQGIEMLVAQIESGQSKVEIAYRRGVRPEGNRKAIEVIEQVFQPCAASWRGIGIVPGSGLKLRPRYERFDADLAFDIQPGPTREHAGCLCGEILRGVKTPADCRLFGKACTPENPVGPCMVSHEGSCSAHYLYGEDHGE
- the hypE gene encoding hydrogenase expression/formation protein HypE translates to MMGNKILLSHGSGGKRSHDLISKMFRSAFDNPLLARMDDSAVLDLNGRVAFTTDSYVVTPIFFPGGDIGKLAVCGTVNDMAMMGAKPLYLSIAFVIEEGLLEDDLRMIVESVRQAALEANVQIVTGDTKVVGQGMADKLFLNTSGVGVIPEGIDISGSNARAGDKVILSGTIGDHAIAVLSRREGLSFSTDLKSDCAPLNHLVSQMLQASANIHSLRDPTRGGLATTLNEIAAQSQVGIRIEENQIPVRREVRAACEMLGFDPLYLANEGKLIAMVTPEDAQRVLAAMRAHELGKDAAIIGEVTDKKPGRVTMTTAIGSHRIVDMLVGDMLPRIC
- a CDS encoding heterodisulfide reductase-related iron-sulfur binding cluster, with the protein product MFKLLTETAGGGGLFQEAAEETAKGEIFFKIDFGWIIYILATLSMLLVFFALYTRVKLWQQVGTKDNRFENKGQVVADFVKIGIIDGLLHRKFFRDVWAGVNHYLLIIGAVFLLVATGADVISHYMYEFLEGNTYLAISFIGDLGGVLMVLGVFGAVLRRYVKQPKQLDNVMDDAMALLLIFLVVVTGYIVEGMRQVIGDVPSQWAQWSFLGYGFSQGFEEVTLAQYQIAWWVHSLLVVGAVIYVSLAFSKLSHILVSPINVFFRSARPKGALAALDLENLESFGATKLEDFTWKQLMDLDACTRCGRCQANCPAYLTEKKLSPKNVIQNLKSHLNEVYPVTLKTMINGKFVATETRKDMCTEVITEEVIWDCTTCRACMEACPVAIEHVDKMVDMRRHLVLDEGSFPETAMGALKSMEQRGHPWRGTMASRMDWADGLNVKVLGDDAKVDILFWVGCTAALEDRNIKVAKAMGKVLNAAGISYGILGEEEMCCGEPARRIGNEYLFQMMAQQNVEKFKSYGVKKIITACPHCFNTIKNEYPQFGGDFFEVVHHTEFLNSLIDEGKIKLTKDVAQKITFHDSCYLGRYNDIYDAPRAILSKIPKAEVVEMKRRRNNAFCCGAGGGHMWMEETGTRINVVRTEEAIETGAGMICTACPFCIQMFSDGIKTKGVEETTQLKDIVEIIAEAL
- a CDS encoding TetR/AcrR family transcriptional regulator, translated to MPKELQKRLNTQVRRGQIADAARHEIIKNGSEHVTIRRIAEEIGLTEGAIYRHFKSKREILSFLIGDIESNLVGDIERGIASGGTPLQIIESTFKSHISSVEQRRGITFLVIAEIISLGDKELNEQVYDVLKKYNGRIRDIISEGVESGEIRNDVAPDAVATLLSSSIHGLVNMWALSNCSFSLEERCLSMWNMLREAIVRR
- a CDS encoding DUF1646 family protein: MHSIPEEPVLYMAAGLTIIVLMVLVLPFKVRKIEQNLEPFFLFMGILAVTISGLWGWELVIDALKAPVMIGSIPIGIFQVVLVFGVLVYYFNRPFQNGIITLASRLGTRLFLFLFITLLGLFSSIISVIVMSCLLAESMAVLPFARADKVRIVVIACFAMSLGAVLTPLGEPLSTILINKLAGPPYDAGFLFGLEKLGIYVIPGVIALALWGAMYAGRGMVMQTEGIKYEYSEKLRAVIVRAIKVFMFVAALILLGEGLKPLIVWYLGGVPSWGLYWINSISAVLDNATMTAVEISPTMSEAQIVSAIMALLIAGGMLIPGNIPNIVASGRLGISMKEWARLGIPLGAIIMVIYFVILIPTIF
- a CDS encoding universal stress protein encodes the protein MLQKILVPLDGSKLAEIALPYAEEIAGRLVSDIKIVNVTEVAEDPFRNMRQVYLQQVAEATKHGAEKFQGAFREREIRVEPTILASNDPALEIVDYADREGIGLIVMATRGQSGLKRWVLGSVADRVVRVTEKPVALIRAKRTPQDKQDNGIFGKALVCLDGSKESEVIIPHIEEIASQFKTEVVLLEVLEKGYYFVKAGGYEYVFHPEKETQSAKALAKDYLDKVGERLNQKGIVARSEVKIGDAAEEIIKFADEISADVVAMATHGRSGISRWAMGSVANKVLHEGNTPLLLVRSPKTK